A single genomic interval of Hemibagrus wyckioides isolate EC202008001 linkage group LG13, SWU_Hwy_1.0, whole genome shotgun sequence harbors:
- the pgp gene encoding glycerol-3-phosphate phosphatase, whose product MAVSKCTRLTGPLTSQILDSVDSVLFDCDGVIWRGDQAIPGAPEVINSLKKAGKRVFFVTNNSTKTRKMYAEKLTKLGFEASEDEVFGTAYCSAVYLKTVCNLEGKVYLIGSNAMRQELEALGIEPVGVGPDPVSGGQKDWASVPLDPEVKAVLVGFDEHFSYMKLNRALQYLCNAECQFVGTNTDTRLPLEGGKAVPGTGCILKAVETAAQRHAQVVGKPSSFMFKCMSNQFGLDPSKCLMVGDRLDTDIMLGSTCGLKTLLTLTGVSTIADAEEHQRSGCPKRQEMVPDYYVDSIAEILPALQA is encoded by the exons ATGGCTGTGTCTAAATGTACCCGACTCACTGGCCCATTGACCAGTCAGATACTGGACTCAGTGGATAGTGTGCTGTTTGATTGCGACGGAGTGATATGGAGAGGAGATCAAGCTATTCCCGGTGCCCCAGAAGTCATCAACTCGCTGAAAAAGGCCGGTAAGCGCGTGTTTTTCGTCACCAACAACAGCACAAAAACGCGCAAAATGTACGCGGAAAAGTTGACCAAGCTGGGCTTCGAGGCCAGTGAGGACGAGGTGTTCGGTACAGCTTACTGTTCTGCTGTGTATCTCAAAACCGTGTGCAACCTCGAGGGCAAAGTGTACTTGATAGGAAGCAATGCCATGAGGCAAGAGCTCGAGGCGCTGGGGATCGAGCCGGTCGGTGTGGGACCTGATCCAGTGTCAGGAGGACAGAAAGACTGGGCCAGTGTTCCTCTTGACCCGGAGGTCAAGGCCGTGCTGGTGGGTTTTGACGAACATTTCAGTTACATGAAGCTGAACAGAGCATTACAGTACCTCTGCAATGCTGAGTGTCAGTTTGTGGGCACCAATACAGACACCAGGCTTCCACTGGAGGGGGGCAAAGCAGTCCCAG gTACTGGTTGCATTTTGAAGGCCGTGGAGACCGCAGCACAGCGCCATGCCCAAGTGGTGGGGAAGCCCAGTAGCTTTATGTTCAAATGCATGTCTAACCAGTTCGGGCTTGACCCAAGCAAATGTCTTATGGTTGGGGACAGACTGGACACCGACATCATGTTAGGTTCCACCTGTGGTCTGAAGACCCTGCTGACCCTAACTGGTGTCTCAACAATTGCAGATGCAGAGGAGCACCAAAGAAGCGGATGCCCCAAGCGTCAGGAGATGGTGCCGGATTACTATGTTGATAGCATTGCAGAAATTTTACCAGCCCTCCAAGCATAG
- the bricd5 gene encoding BRICHOS domain-containing protein 5: protein MMRWWKFSETSLEESQCMHCGPIGSSRFPQRVLWGSLTVTLLIVIIALIALILTGKFTLQPDTQSSLQVVRIIAPDHPAALINQSAVVDKHNSVVTYSVTSHTNHTSTVLFDIKHGLICYKPDNQDSCFLRQMETSDYENMHILLNESKQQVNQIWLMGNETQRHTEFLGVLSGHRVDASVLQQPLQALCQHKPVYWTRRASGPKERLIYFCIDICFPNNICVSVCFYYLPE, encoded by the exons ATGATGAGGTGGTGGAAATTCTCAGAAACCAGTCTGGAGGAGtcacagtgcatg CATTGTGGCCCTATAGGCTCCTCCAGGTTTCCACAGCGTGTGTTATGGGGCAGCCTCACTGTCACATTGCTCATTGTTATCATTGCCCTTATTGCCCTCATCCTCACTGGGAAGTTCACACTCCAACCAGACACGCAG TCTTCATTGCAGGTTGTGCGTATCATAGCTCCTGACCACCCTGCTGCTCTGATCAATCAGTCTGCAGTAGTGGACAAACACAACAGTGTAGTGACATACTCGGTCAcctcacacacaaatcacacgtCTACAGTGCTCTTTGACATTAAACAT GGGTTAATATGCTACAAGCCTGACAACCAGGACAGCTGCTTTCTTCGTCAAATGGAGACATCTGATTATGAAAACATGCACATTCTCTTGAATGAGTCCAAACAACAG GTTAATCAGATCTGGCTGATGGGAAAcgagactcagagacacactgaGTTTTTAGGTGTTTTGTCAGGTCATCGTGTGGATGCTTCAGTACTACAGCAACCACTGCAGGCCCTCTGTCAGCACAAGCCTGTGTACTGGACCAGGAGAGCTAGTG GTCCCAAAGAACGACTAATTTACTTCTGCATTGACATCTGCTTCCCCAACAACATttgcgtctctgtgtgtttctactACCTGCCAGAATGA
- the zdhhc4 gene encoding palmitoyltransferase ZDHHC4 — protein sequence MDFLTLFGIYVAVVLTCIALVCRYSGQQHTPFSRVSNTLSQVVSPWIPQCIRNICYRSMHRLFHQRNSFFIYLHFILEAAVYGEFSYEIFGFCLEMDTTLFNVCLPYAFLAVKSYVFYLCCRKDPGTLTKENHAVQLKVYKYDEKLFQKGIICQTCQLVKPARSKHCSVCNRCVQRFDHHCVWVNNCIGAQNTRFFLLYLLSVCAMAGDIAILTADMLFHTVVRSGIMHAHYADAEGQQQPVGFLFVIQHLFMTFPRIVFMLGFVVFVFFLVAGYTLFHCYLALVNQTSNEWFKRKGHGCQHCNPVSGLHCHTSYNPVRGFYYRGILKNLGEIIWPLCPTQKKDN from the exons ATGGACTTTCTGACTCTTTTCGGGATCTATGTGGCGGTGGTGCTCACCTGCATCGCCCTGGTGTGTAGATACTCAGGCCAGCAGCACACTCCCTTCAGCCGGgtctctaacactctctctcag GTTGTTTCTCCTTGGATTCCACAATGCATTCGAAATATCTGTTACAGGAGTATGCACAGACTCTTCCACCAGAG AAACAGCTTCTTCATTTACTTGCATTTTATTCTCGAAGCTGCTGTGTATGGAGAGTTCTCCTATGAGATCTTCGGGTTCTGTTTAGAAATGGACACCACTTTATTCAACGTGTGTCTTCCGTATGCCTTCCTGGCAGTTAAGTCCTACGTCTTTTACCTGTGCTGTAGGAAGGATCCAG GTACACTGACAAAGGAAAACCATGCAGTTCAGCTGAAGGTGTACAAGTATGATGAGAAATTGTTTCAAAAGGGAATCATTTGCCAAACGTGTCAGCTGGTGAAACCTGCCAGGTCTAAACACTGTA GTGTATGTAACCGATGTGTCCAGAGATTTGACCACCACTGTGTGTGGGTGAATAACTGCATTGGTGCTCAGAACACTAGATTCTTCCTGCTCTACCTACTGAGTGTATGTGCCATGGCAGGAGATATTGCAATTCTCACAGCAGACATGTTGTTTCATACTGTTGTGCGATCTGGAATCATGCATGCACATTACGCTGATGCAGAGGGTCAACAGCAGCCTGTAGGATTTCTGTTTGTTATACAG CACCTCTTCATGACCTTCCCCAGGATAGTCTTCATGCTTGGCTTCGTGGTATTTGTATTTTTCCTTGTGGCGGGATACACCTTGTTTCACTGTTACCTGGCTTTAGTGAATCAGACATCTAATGAATGGTTCAAGCGGAAAGGCCATGGCTGCCAGCACTGCAATCCTGTCTCTGGACTTCACTGCCATACTTCCTACAACCCAGTGCGTGGTTTTTATTACAGAGGAATCCTAAAAAATCTTGGGGAAATAATTTGGCCTTTATGTCCTACACAGAAGAAAGACAATTAG
- the meiob gene encoding meiosis-specific with OB domain-containing protein — translation MEYISTHSSVSIRDLSSNITRPNVVGIVIGKTDARGFPDRKNVGSERFTFSFTIKDSPDHFINVSSWGTEEYIQGLCSHVKIGDCVVIENPLVVTKDPEREDRFCPSTPSFYRLLVTEAHSAIRMCTDLDTESRLLSLFHIPVKDSGDFYSLGDITANGQSLDGNFINILAAVRSIGEPKYFTTSDGRKGQKLEIKLFDETLSSFPFICWDRETIRFVQTLPPRETVLFIVDARISFDTFRNCMVATATSKTIITINPDTLEANQLFSYSKELSESEQLDEQEIEMNVNVPLDTISDVLTVSQVKARAEKSSEAFYGVIYGFITTLRLDSCITKVIRSRCDRCKFRVHEEIEVCTNAACPRQGQAGEVSAAFDLLVDISDHTGTLQGCNLSGAVADKTLGCTSKEFVCFSESDRTAMKWRFLLERCKTYIKVLPSAKSKTGMRTSVLSCTLADPVEVKQNMSVLTR, via the exons ATGGAGTATATTTctacacacagcagtgtttcaaTACGTGACTTGAGCTCAAATATCACACGTCCT AATGTGGTCGGGATTGTCATTGGAAAGACTGATGCAAGAGGATTCCCTGACAGGAAGA ATGTTGGTTCAGAGCGATTCACTTTCAGCTTTACAATTAAAGACTCCCCAGACCATTTCATTAATGTATCTTCATGGGGCACTGAAGAATACATTCAAGGGCTTTGCAGCCATGTCAAAATAGGAGACTGTG TGGTCATTGAAAATCCTCTTGTTGTTACTaaagatccagagagagaagacagattCTGCCCTTCAACCCCAag TTTTTACAGATTGTTGGTGACAGAAGCACACTCAGCTATAAGAATGTGTACAGATTTAGACACCGAGAGCAGACTGCTTTCTCTGTTCCACATACCAGTGAAGGACTCAGGGGATTTCTACTCACTTGGAGACATTACTGCAAATGGACAAAGCCTAGACGGGAACTTCATTAATATTCTAGCTGCTGTGCGATCT ATCGGAGAGCCAAAGTACTTCACTACTTCAGATGGGCGAAAAGGGCAGAAGCTAGAGATTAAACTGTTTGATGAAACTTTGTCATCCTTCCCTTTTATATG TTGGGATCGAGAAACAATTCGGTTTGTGCAAACCCTGCCACCAAGAGAGACAG TGCTCTTCATCGTGGATGCTCGCATCAGCTTTGATACTTTTCGTAACTGTATGGTGGCAACAGCTACCTCAAAAACAATTATAACTATAAACCCTG aTACATTAGAAGCCAACCAGCTCTTCAGTTATTCCAAGGAATTATCAGAAAGTGAACAGCTAGATGAGCAAGAAATagaaatgaatgtaaatgttcCCT TGGACACCATTAGTGATGTACTAACAGTGAGTCAAGTTAAAGCCAGAGCCGAAAAAAGCTCTGAAGCCTTTTATGGTGTGATATATGGCTTCATCACCACTTTAAGATTAGATTCCTGCATTACTAAAGTCATTCGCAGCAGGTG TGACAGATGCAAGTTTCGTGTACATGAGGAGATTGAGGTCTGCACTAACGCAGCATGTCCAAGACAAGGACAAGCAGGTGAAGTTAGCGCAGCCTTCGATCTTCTGGTGGATATCAGCGATCACACAGGAACTCTGCAGGGCTGCAATCTGTCAGGGGCGGTCGCTGACAAAACACTGGGATGTACT TCTAaggagtttgtgtgtttctctgagtCTGACCGGACAGCCATGAAGTGGAGGTTTCTGCTGGAAAGATGCAAAACATATATAAAG GTGTTACCATCAGCAAAAAGCAAAACTGGCATGAGGACAAGCGTTCTGTCTTGTACCCTTGCTGATCCAGTGGAAGTAAAGCAAAACATGTCTGTCTTGACCAGATGA
- the mlst8 gene encoding target of rapamycin complex subunit lst8, whose translation MNVNQGTVGSDPVILATAGYDHTVRFWQAHSGICTRTVQHQDSQVNSLEVTPDRSMIAAAGYQHIRMYDLNSNNPNPVINYDGVSKNITSVGFHEDGRWMYTGGEDCMARIWDLRSRNLQCQRIFQVNAPINCVCLHPNQAELFVGDQSGVIHVWDLKTDHNEQLIPEPEVSVNSVHIDPDASYMAAVNSSGNCYVWNLAGGISDEVTQLIPKTKIPAHKRYSLRCKFSPDSTLLATCSADQTCKIWRTSNFSLMTELSIKSNNPGETSRGWMWDCAFSGDSQYIVTASSDNLARLWCVETGEIKREYSGHQKAVVCLAFNDSVLG comes from the exons ATGAATGTAAACCAAGGCACAGTCGGGAGTGACCCAGTGATCCTGGCCACTGCTGGGTATGACCACACTGTGAGGTTCTGGCAGGCACACAGTGGGATCTGCACCAGAACAGTACAGCACCAAGACTCT CAGGTGAATTCTCTAGAAGTAACACCTGATAGGAGCATGATTGCAGCAGCTG GTTATCAGCATATACGCATGTATGACCTCAACTCAAACAATCCAAACCCTGTAATTAATTACGACGGCGTCAGCAAAAACATCACATCAGTCGGCTTCCACGAGGATGGCAGATGGATGTACACTGGAGGAGAAGACTGCATGGCACGCATCTGGGATCTAAG GTCAAGAAATTTACAGTGTCAAAGGATCTTTCAGGTCAACGCACCTATTAACTGTGTGTGCCTTCATCCCAATCAA gctGAATTATTTGTTGGAGATCAAAGTGGTGTGATCCATGTCTGGGATCTTAAAACAGACCATAATGAGCAGCTCATCCCAGAGCCAGAGGTGTCCGTCAACTCTGTGCACATTGACCCTGATGCTAGCTACATGGCAGCTGTCAATAGCTCT GGCAACTGCTATGTGTGGAACTTAGCTGGAGGAATCAGCGATGAAGTGACACAGCTTATTCCCAAAACCAAAATCCCTGCTCACAAGCGTTACTCTTTGCGCTGTAAATTTAGTCCTGACTCCAC ATTGCTGGCTACCTGCTCTGCAGACCAGACCTGTAAGATCTGGAGGACTTCAAACTTCTCACTGATGACAGAGCTGAGCATTAAGAGTAACAACCCTGGAGAGACGTCTCGTGGCTGGATGTGGGACTGTGCCTTCTCTGGAGACTCGCAGTACATTGTCACAG CCTCTTCAGATAATTTGGCACgtctgtggtgtgtagagacggGGGAAATCAAGCGTGAATACAGTGGGCATCAAAAGGCTGTGGTGTGTCTGGCCTTCAATGACAGTGTGCTTGGTTAA